A DNA window from Daucus carota subsp. sativus chromosome 3, DH1 v3.0, whole genome shotgun sequence contains the following coding sequences:
- the LOC108215472 gene encoding type IV inositol polyphosphate 5-phosphatase 3 isoform X2, whose amino-acid sequence MKLIHRSKNQHELGMLVRKLLHLRNKTKNDHTAQAVEDDFDNTECDTEEVCVWPRESRFEDNKGEAVVVDPSANLKQSLPRSRRRNSETFRAQYITAKEIRVFAGTWNVGGELPPDDLDIEEWLDIREPADIYVIGFQEIIPLNAGNIFGAEDSRPVPKWEHIIGETLNRIQPGKTKCKCYSNPPSPSRFKQSKDFPHIEDEVLLETDNDEQDETYSSNDESNFNENRDELVTGKDVLPSVGASSPTSRANLGKLVEEQSPGLITLNYLPLESEGNADASIPVHSNRIRKTLSKSEMVGLSWAEPPLDLLAQCILDRPDSLRSSKSFKASKSFNTCNSAKSSVSDDARVQSETASISKVGVESLVNRKRKSHYVKIVSKQMVGIFVTLWVHRSLRKHIQNVNVSTVGVGVMGYIGNKGSISVSMSIHQTLFCFICTHLSAGEKEAEAIKRNADVRAIHRRTHFNSFASIALPKSIHDHERIIWLGDLNYRINMPYDETRQLISKRHWSELVEYDQVYWQLLCGTFSILLFCEDA is encoded by the exons ATGAAGCTCATCCATCGTTCCAAGAATCAGCATGAG CTTGGTATGCTAGTGAGGAAATTGTTACATTTAAGAAATAAGACGAAAAATGATCACACTGCCCAAGCTGTGGAAGACGATTTCGATAATACTGAATGTGATAcagaag AAGTTTGTGTATGGCCGAGGGAATCCAGATTTGAAGATAACAAAGGCGAAGCGGTCGTAGTTGATCCCAGCGCTAAT CTTAAACAATCACTTCCTAGATCAAGAAGGCGAAACTCTGAGACATTCAGGGCACAGTATATAACTGCAAAAGAAATCAG AGTATTTGCTGGTACGTGGAATGTTGGAGGTGAACTTCCACCAGATGACCTAGATATTGAAGAATGGTTAGACATCAGAGAACCTGCTGACATATATGTTATCGG TTTTCAGGAGATCATACCATTAAATGCTGGCAATATCTTTGGTGCTGAGGATAGTCGTCCGGTTCCAAAATGGGAACACATCATTggtgaaacacttaatagaattcAACCTGGAAAAACGAAGTGTAAATGCTACAGCAATCCTCCATCTCCATCAAGATTTAAGCAATCGAAGGATTTTCCACATATTGAAGATGAAGTATTGCTTGAAACTGATAATGATGAGCAGGATGAGACATATTCATCGAATGACGAGTCCAATTTCAATGAAAATAGAGATGAACTTGTTACAGGGAAAGATGTGCTCCCATCCGTGGGTGCTTCTTCCCCTACTTCTAGAGCTAATTTAGGAAAGCTAGTTGAGGAACAGTCACCGGGATTGATTACGCTAAATTATCTGCCACTAGAATCTGAGGGAAATGCAGATGCATCCATTCCTGTACATAGTAATAGAATAAGAAAAACGCTCAGCAAGTCAGAAATGGTGGGCTTAAGCTGGGCTGAACCACCATTGGATCTTTTGGCTCAGTGTATATTAGATAGGCCTGATTCACTTAGATCCTCGAAGTCTTTCAAAGCTTCTAAATCTTTTAATACGTGTAATTCTGCTAAATCATCTGTAAGTGATGATGCTAGAGTCCAGTCAGAGACAGCTTCTATCTCAAAAGTTGGCGTCGAATCACTTGTGAATCGAAAGAGAAAATCCCATTACGTGAAGATAGTAAGCAAACAAATGGTCGGTATCTTTGTCACTCTATGGGTCCACCGAAGTTTGCGAAAACATATCCAAAATGTAAATGTGTCTACTGTTGGTGTTGGTGTTATGGGTTACATAGGCAACAAG GGTTCAATATCAGTCAGCATGTCTATACACCAAACGCTTTTCTGTTTCATATGTACTCACCTTTCAGCTGGTGAAAAAGAAGCGGAGGCTATTAAAAGAAATGCTGATGTAAGAGCAATACATCGTAGGACCCATTTTAATTCCTTTGCAAGCATTGCACTTCCTAAAAGCATCCATGATCACGA GAGAATAATTTGGTTAGGAGATCTTAACTACCGCATTAATATGCCCTATGATGAAACACGACAGCTTATCTCCAAAAGGCACTGGTCTGAGCTGGTTGAGTATGACCAG GTTTACTGGCAATTGCTTTGTGGTACTTTTTCTATCTTGCTATTTTGTGAAGATGCTTAG
- the LOC108211797 gene encoding type IV inositol polyphosphate 5-phosphatase 3 isoform X2 — protein sequence MVARKLLNIRDKGKSNYSADADDFNYAEFDTEEVFEFAGQSKFQDSQDEEVVVDPKANLEALPRLRRRNSETFRTEYITAREVRIFAGTWNVACQLPTDDLNIEEWLDINEAADIYVIGLQEIISLNAGNIFGVEDIRPIPKWERLIRETLNKIQPVKMKGKCYSDPPSPSKFEQSEDFSPTGDEASVESDGDEQEEIFMSKKESDFKNNYQVIRRDELLPTAGANLSILLDEQLSTHFYAPKTSKAFGDRVKKRVSKKEIVGLSWAEPPLDLLAHCNIDRTTSLTNSKSFKAFNSINFLKSSMNDDTSPKGQPPDTAASTSKVDLEPLVNWKRRSHYVRIVSKQMVGVFITIWVRRSLRRHIQNVNVSTVGVGAMGYMGNKGSISVSMSIYQTLFCFICTHLSAGEKKVDAIRRNADVRAIHSRTHFNSFTTIPLPKSIYDHERIIWLGDLNYRINLPYNETRKLISTSDWTKLIEHDQLVQEFKKGGTFDGWSEGTLNFPPTYKYELNSDKYRGEDSKEGRRTPAWCDRVISFGKGIKLISYGRTELRLSDHQPVAASYMVEVEVFCPKRLQKALKYTGAEIEYELNLLDYELGKI from the exons CTTGAGGCACTTCCGAGATTAAGAAGACGAAACTCGGAGACATTCAGGACAGAGTATATAACTGCAAGAGAAGTCAG AATATTTGCTGGGACGTGGAATGTAGCATGTCAACTTCCAACAGATGATCTAAATATTGAAGAATGGCTAGAtatcaatgaagctgctgatatCTATGTTATTGG ACTTCAGGAGATTATTTCATTAAATGCCGGCAATATCTTTGGTGTGGAAGATATTCGACCTATTCCCAAATGGGAACGCCTCATTCGCGAAACCTTAAACAAAATTCAACCTGTCAAAATGAAAGGAAAATGCTATAGTGATCCTCCTTCTCCGTCAAAATTTGAGCAATCTGAAGATTTTTCGCCTACAGGGGATGAGGCATCGGTTGAAAGCGATGGTGATGAGCAGGAGGAGATATTTATGTCTAAGAAGGAgtctgattttaaaaataattatcaagtGATCCGGAGAGATGAGTTGCTTCCAACTGCAGGTGCTAATTTAAGTATTCTACTTGATGAACAATTATCAACCCACTTTTATGCtccaaaaacatcaaaagcatTTGGTGACCGAGTAAAGAAAAGAGTGAGTAAGAAAGAAATAGTGGGTTTAAGCTGGGCTGAGCCACCGTTGGATCTTCTGGCTCATTGTAATATAGATAGGACCACTTCTCTTACTAATTCCAAGTCTTTTAAAGCtttcaattcaattaatttcttaaaatcatCTATGAATGATGACACTAGTCCCAAAGGGCAGCCGCCTGATACCGCAGCTTCTACCTCAAAAGTTGACCTCGAACCACTTGTGAATTGGAAGAGGAGATCCCACTATGTAAGGATAGTGAGTAAGCAAATGGTGGGTGTTTTCATCACTATATGGGTTCGACGAAGTTTGAGAAGGCATATCCAAAATGTGAATGTGTCTACTGTTGGTGTTGGTGCTATGGGTTACATGGGAAATAAG GGATCGATATCAGTCAGCATGTCTATATACCAAACTCTCTTCTGTTTCATTTGCACTCACCTCTCAGCAGGTGAAAAAAAAGTTGATGCAATTAGAAGAAACGCTGATGTGCGTGCAATACATTCCAGAACCCATTTCAATTCATTTACAACCATTCCACTTCCTAAGAGCATCTATGATCATGA GAGAATAATATGGCTAGGTGATCTTAATTATCGCATAAATTTGCCTTACAATGAAACACGAAAGCTTATCTCTACAAGTGACTGGACTAAACTAATCGAACATGACCAG CTAGTTCAAGAATTTAAAAAAGGCGGGACATTTGATGGATGGTCTGAAGGCACTTTAAACTTCCCCCCAACTTATAAGTATGAATTGAATTCTGACAAGTATCGCGGAGAAGATTCAAAAGAGGGTAGACGAACTCCCGCATG GTGTGACCGTGTTATATCATTTGGAAAGGGAATCAAGCTTATAAGCTATGGGAGGACTGAGCTTCGACTCTCTGATCACCAACCTGTGGCTGCATCTTATATGGTAGAGGTTGAGGTTTTTTGCCCAAAGAGATTACAAAAAGCACTTAAATATACTGGCGCTGAAATCGAATATGAACTCAATCTTTTAGATTATGAACTAGGAAAGATATAG
- the LOC108215472 gene encoding type IV inositol polyphosphate 5-phosphatase 3 isoform X1: MKLIHRSKNQHELGMLVRKLLHLRNKTKNDHTAQAVEDDFDNTECDTEEVCVWPRESRFEDNKGEAVVVDPSANLKQSLPRSRRRNSETFRAQYITAKEIRVFAGTWNVGGELPPDDLDIEEWLDIREPADIYVIGFQEIIPLNAGNIFGAEDSRPVPKWEHIIGETLNRIQPGKTKCKCYSNPPSPSRFKQSKDFPHIEDEVLLETDNDEQDETYSSNDESNFNENRDELVTGKDVLPSVGASSPTSRANLGKLVEEQSPGLITLNYLPLESEGNADASIPVHSNRIRKTLSKSEMVGLSWAEPPLDLLAQCILDRPDSLRSSKSFKASKSFNTCNSAKSSVSDDARVQSETASISKVGVESLVNRKRKSHYVKIVSKQMVGIFVTLWVHRSLRKHIQNVNVSTVGVGVMGYIGNKGSISVSMSIHQTLFCFICTHLSAGEKEAEAIKRNADVRAIHRRTHFNSFASIALPKSIHDHERIIWLGDLNYRINMPYDETRQLISKRHWSELVEYDQLAREFRRGRAFDGWSEGTLDFPPTYKYELNSDKYHGEDPKIGRRTPAWCDRIISYGKGMKLISYRRSEHRISDHRPVAATYVVEVEVFCPKRLQKALSYTDAEIEHDEAVAMTEYDEINTKL, translated from the exons ATGAAGCTCATCCATCGTTCCAAGAATCAGCATGAG CTTGGTATGCTAGTGAGGAAATTGTTACATTTAAGAAATAAGACGAAAAATGATCACACTGCCCAAGCTGTGGAAGACGATTTCGATAATACTGAATGTGATAcagaag AAGTTTGTGTATGGCCGAGGGAATCCAGATTTGAAGATAACAAAGGCGAAGCGGTCGTAGTTGATCCCAGCGCTAAT CTTAAACAATCACTTCCTAGATCAAGAAGGCGAAACTCTGAGACATTCAGGGCACAGTATATAACTGCAAAAGAAATCAG AGTATTTGCTGGTACGTGGAATGTTGGAGGTGAACTTCCACCAGATGACCTAGATATTGAAGAATGGTTAGACATCAGAGAACCTGCTGACATATATGTTATCGG TTTTCAGGAGATCATACCATTAAATGCTGGCAATATCTTTGGTGCTGAGGATAGTCGTCCGGTTCCAAAATGGGAACACATCATTggtgaaacacttaatagaattcAACCTGGAAAAACGAAGTGTAAATGCTACAGCAATCCTCCATCTCCATCAAGATTTAAGCAATCGAAGGATTTTCCACATATTGAAGATGAAGTATTGCTTGAAACTGATAATGATGAGCAGGATGAGACATATTCATCGAATGACGAGTCCAATTTCAATGAAAATAGAGATGAACTTGTTACAGGGAAAGATGTGCTCCCATCCGTGGGTGCTTCTTCCCCTACTTCTAGAGCTAATTTAGGAAAGCTAGTTGAGGAACAGTCACCGGGATTGATTACGCTAAATTATCTGCCACTAGAATCTGAGGGAAATGCAGATGCATCCATTCCTGTACATAGTAATAGAATAAGAAAAACGCTCAGCAAGTCAGAAATGGTGGGCTTAAGCTGGGCTGAACCACCATTGGATCTTTTGGCTCAGTGTATATTAGATAGGCCTGATTCACTTAGATCCTCGAAGTCTTTCAAAGCTTCTAAATCTTTTAATACGTGTAATTCTGCTAAATCATCTGTAAGTGATGATGCTAGAGTCCAGTCAGAGACAGCTTCTATCTCAAAAGTTGGCGTCGAATCACTTGTGAATCGAAAGAGAAAATCCCATTACGTGAAGATAGTAAGCAAACAAATGGTCGGTATCTTTGTCACTCTATGGGTCCACCGAAGTTTGCGAAAACATATCCAAAATGTAAATGTGTCTACTGTTGGTGTTGGTGTTATGGGTTACATAGGCAACAAG GGTTCAATATCAGTCAGCATGTCTATACACCAAACGCTTTTCTGTTTCATATGTACTCACCTTTCAGCTGGTGAAAAAGAAGCGGAGGCTATTAAAAGAAATGCTGATGTAAGAGCAATACATCGTAGGACCCATTTTAATTCCTTTGCAAGCATTGCACTTCCTAAAAGCATCCATGATCACGA GAGAATAATTTGGTTAGGAGATCTTAACTACCGCATTAATATGCCCTATGATGAAACACGACAGCTTATCTCCAAAAGGCACTGGTCTGAGCTGGTTGAGTATGACCAG CTTGCTCGTGAATTCAGAAGAGGTAGAGCATTTGATGGATGGTCAGAAGGTACCTTAGACTTTCCACCAACTTATAAGTATGAGCTGAATTCAGACAAGTATCACGGAGAAGATCCAAAAATTGGTAGACGAACTCCAGCATG GTGTGACCGCATCATATCATATGGAAAAGGAATGAAGCTTATTAGCTACCGGAGGTCGGAGCACAGGATCTCTGATCACCGTCCTGTGGCTGCAACATATGTGGTAGAGGTTGAAGTTTTTTGTCCAAAGAGGTTACAAAAAGCCCTTTCGTATACTGATGCAGAAATCGAACATGATGAAGCTGTTGCCATGACGGAATATGACGAAATtaacacaaaattataa
- the LOC108215472 gene encoding type IV inositol polyphosphate 5-phosphatase 3 isoform X3 — protein MKLIHRSKNQHELGMLVRKLLHLRNKTKNDHTAQAVEDDFDNTECDTEEVCVWPRESRFEDNKGEAVVVDPSANLKQSLPRSRRRNSETFRAQYITAKEIRVFAGTWNVGGELPPDDLDIEEWLDIREPADIYVIGFQEIIPLNAGNIFGAEDSRPVPKWEHIIGETLNRIQPGKTKCKCYSNPPSPSRFKQSKDFPHIEDEVLLETDNDEQDETYSSNDESNFNENRDELVTGKDVLPSVGASSPTSRANLGKLVEEQSPGLITLNYLPLESEGNADASIPVHSNRIRKTLSKSEMVGLSWAEPPLDLLAQCILDRPDSLRSSKSFKASKSFNTCNSAKSSVSDDARVQSETASISKVGVESLVNRKRKSHYVKIVSKQMVGIFVTLWVHRSLRKHIQNVNVSTVGVGVMGYIGNKGSISVSMSIHQTLFCFICTHLSAGEKEAEAIKRNADVRAIHRRTHFNSFASIALPKSIHDHERIIWLGDLNYRINMPYDETRQLISKRHWSELVEYDQLLQMLICYRAGL, from the exons ATGAAGCTCATCCATCGTTCCAAGAATCAGCATGAG CTTGGTATGCTAGTGAGGAAATTGTTACATTTAAGAAATAAGACGAAAAATGATCACACTGCCCAAGCTGTGGAAGACGATTTCGATAATACTGAATGTGATAcagaag AAGTTTGTGTATGGCCGAGGGAATCCAGATTTGAAGATAACAAAGGCGAAGCGGTCGTAGTTGATCCCAGCGCTAAT CTTAAACAATCACTTCCTAGATCAAGAAGGCGAAACTCTGAGACATTCAGGGCACAGTATATAACTGCAAAAGAAATCAG AGTATTTGCTGGTACGTGGAATGTTGGAGGTGAACTTCCACCAGATGACCTAGATATTGAAGAATGGTTAGACATCAGAGAACCTGCTGACATATATGTTATCGG TTTTCAGGAGATCATACCATTAAATGCTGGCAATATCTTTGGTGCTGAGGATAGTCGTCCGGTTCCAAAATGGGAACACATCATTggtgaaacacttaatagaattcAACCTGGAAAAACGAAGTGTAAATGCTACAGCAATCCTCCATCTCCATCAAGATTTAAGCAATCGAAGGATTTTCCACATATTGAAGATGAAGTATTGCTTGAAACTGATAATGATGAGCAGGATGAGACATATTCATCGAATGACGAGTCCAATTTCAATGAAAATAGAGATGAACTTGTTACAGGGAAAGATGTGCTCCCATCCGTGGGTGCTTCTTCCCCTACTTCTAGAGCTAATTTAGGAAAGCTAGTTGAGGAACAGTCACCGGGATTGATTACGCTAAATTATCTGCCACTAGAATCTGAGGGAAATGCAGATGCATCCATTCCTGTACATAGTAATAGAATAAGAAAAACGCTCAGCAAGTCAGAAATGGTGGGCTTAAGCTGGGCTGAACCACCATTGGATCTTTTGGCTCAGTGTATATTAGATAGGCCTGATTCACTTAGATCCTCGAAGTCTTTCAAAGCTTCTAAATCTTTTAATACGTGTAATTCTGCTAAATCATCTGTAAGTGATGATGCTAGAGTCCAGTCAGAGACAGCTTCTATCTCAAAAGTTGGCGTCGAATCACTTGTGAATCGAAAGAGAAAATCCCATTACGTGAAGATAGTAAGCAAACAAATGGTCGGTATCTTTGTCACTCTATGGGTCCACCGAAGTTTGCGAAAACATATCCAAAATGTAAATGTGTCTACTGTTGGTGTTGGTGTTATGGGTTACATAGGCAACAAG GGTTCAATATCAGTCAGCATGTCTATACACCAAACGCTTTTCTGTTTCATATGTACTCACCTTTCAGCTGGTGAAAAAGAAGCGGAGGCTATTAAAAGAAATGCTGATGTAAGAGCAATACATCGTAGGACCCATTTTAATTCCTTTGCAAGCATTGCACTTCCTAAAAGCATCCATGATCACGA GAGAATAATTTGGTTAGGAGATCTTAACTACCGCATTAATATGCCCTATGATGAAACACGACAGCTTATCTCCAAAAGGCACTGGTCTGAGCTGGTTGAGTATGACCAG TTGCTGCAGATGCTGATATGTTATAGGGCTGGGCTGTAG